A part of Aegilops tauschii subsp. strangulata cultivar AL8/78 chromosome 2, Aet v6.0, whole genome shotgun sequence genomic DNA contains:
- the LOC109740532 gene encoding calmodulin-binding protein 60 D isoform X1, whose protein sequence is MQRQGRHMERSGSKRALDPGGSGGGGDDERDPKRPRVPALASVIVEALKLDSLQKLCSSLEPILRRVVSEEVERALAKLGPAAAPARIEGRTSPKRIEGPNGSNLQLQFRSRLALPLFTGGKVEGEQGAAIHVVLLDANTGHVVTSGPESFAKLDVLVLEGDFNKEKDEDWTEEEFESHIVKEREGKRPLLNGDIHVTLKEGVGTIGELIFTDNSSWIRSRKFRLGMRVSSGFCEGIRIKEAKTEAFTVKDHRGELYKKHYPPALKDDVWRLEKIGKDGAFHGKLNSNGIYTVEHFLQLLVKDQQKLRSILGTGMSNKMWESLVEHAKTCVLSGKHYIYYSKDTASVGAIFNNIYEFTGLIADDQFISTENLTENQRVFADTLVKQAYDDWINVVEYDGKGLLKFKQKKKSVTTRSDAANVSTSYTYDSAHSQKQLARGHPNIERSLMSSTSKAEETRIASNGNQVAIYAANPQDISPSITMQYGMSSLIPEGQFNGSSIQTQASRSSNMLAFGPPPQQQQNFEFSTLGLSMQSPALNPFDDWPGRSQENRGGVDDFLMEEIRVRSHDILENEEEMQHMLRILSGGAAANMNTYIPSPIPTYNFEDDRAPSSGKAVVGWLKIKAAMRWGIFVRKKAAERRAQLVELDD, encoded by the exons ATGCAAAGGCAGGGGCGGCACATGGAGCGGTCCGGCTCCAAGCGGGCGCTAGACCCTGGcggcagtggcggcggcggcgacgacgaacGTGATCCTAAACGGCCGCGCGTCCCGGCCCTCGCCAG TGTCATTGTAGAAGCTCTCAAGTTGGACAGTTTGCAGAAGCTTTGTTCATCCCTGGAGCCGATTCTCCGAAGAGTT GTCAGCGAAGAAGTAGAGCGTGCTCTAGCCAAACTGGGACCTGCAGCAGCACCTGCTAGAATTGAAGGAAG GACCTCTCCCAAAAGAATTGAAGGCCCTAATGGTAGTAATCTCCAGCTTCAATTTCGGAGTAGGTTAGCACTCCCACTCTTTACCGGAGGAAAAGTGGAAGGCGAGCAGGGAGCAGCAATACATGTTGTGCTGTTGGATGCAAACACTGGACATGTTGTTACTTCAGGACCCGAGTCATTTGCAAAACTGGATGTTCTTGTGCTCGAGGGTGATTTTAATAAAGAGAAGGACGAGGATTGGACTGAAGAGGAATTTGAGAGCCACATTGTGAAAGAACGTGAAGGGAAGAGACCTCTTTTAAACGGTGATATCCATGTGACACTTAAAGAAGGCGTAGGGACCATAGGGGAGCTTATCTTCACTGACAATTCCAGTTGGATAAGGAGCAGAAAATTCAGACTTGGGATGAGGGTCTCTTCAGGATTTTGTGAAGGAATTCGTATCAAAGAGGCGAAGACAGAAGCTTTTACTGTGAAAGATCACAGAGGAGAAT TGTACAAGAAACATTACCCTCCTGCGCTTAAGGATGATGTTTGGAGATTGGAAAAGATTGGAAAGGACGGTGCATTCCACGGGAAACTAAACTCAAACGGAATATATACAGTtgaacattttcttcaacttctTGTTAAAGATCAGCAGAAGTTAAGAAGT ATCCTTGGCACTGGCATGTCAAATAAGATGTGGGAAAGTCTTGTTGAACATGCGAAAACTTGCGTTCTGAGTGGCAAGCATTATATATATTACTCGAAGGATACAGCAAGTGTTGGTGCAATATTCAATAACATATATGAGTTCACTGGTTTGATTGCTGATGATCAGTTTATTTCAACGGAAAATCTTACTGAAAACCAGAGG GTGTTTGCGGATACATTGGTGAAGCAAGCATACGATGATTGGATCAACGTTGTAGAATATGATGGCAAGGGATTGTTGAAATTTAAGCAGAAAAAGAAATCTGTCACAACAAGAAGTGATGCTGCAAATGTCTCTACAAGCTACACTTATGATTCAGCGCACTCTCAGAAACAATTGGCACGAGGACATCCCAATATTGAGCGATCTCTCATGAGCAGTACCAGTAAGG CAGAAGAGACAAGAATTGCATCCAACGGGAACCAGGTAGCGATATATGCAGCCAATCCTCAGGACATCTCACCAAGTATTACCATGCAATATGGCATGAGTTCATTGATCCCTGAAGGCCAGTTCAATGGCTCTTCCATCCAAACTCAAGCATCAAGAAGCTCCAACATGCTAGCATTTGGCCCTCCACCACAGCAGCAGCAGAACTTCGAATTCTCAACACTTGGTCTGTCCATGCAATCCCCAGCTCTTAATCCTTTTGATGACTGGCCTGGACGGTCACAGGAGAACCGTGGTGGTGTTGATGACTTCCTGATGGAGGAGATAAGAGTGAGAAGCCATGACATACTGGAGAATGAAGAAGAGATGCAACATATGCTGCGCATTCTTAGCGGCGGGGCAGCAGCAAACATGAATACGTACATCCCTTCTCCTATACCGACCTACAACTTCGAGGATGATCGTGCTCCCTCATCTGGCAAGGCTGTTGTTGGGTGGCTTAAGATTAAGGCTGCCATGCGGTGGGGCATCTTCGTCAGGAAGAAAGCCGCCGAGAGAAGAGCTCAGCTTGTTGAGCTGGATGATTAG
- the LOC109740532 gene encoding calmodulin-binding protein 60 D isoform X2: MQRQGRHMERSGSKRALDPGGSGGGGDDERDPKRPRVPALASVIVEALKLDSLQKLCSSLEPILRRVVSEEVERALAKLGPAAAPARIEGRTSPKRIEGPNGSNLQLQFRSRLALPLFTGGKVEGEQGAAIHVVLLDANTGHVVTSGPESFAKLDVLVLEGDFNKEKDEDWTEEEFESHIVKEREGKRPLLNGDIHVTLKEGVGTIGELIFTDNSSWIRSRKFRLGMRVSSGFCEGIRIKEAKTEAFTVKDHRGELYKKHYPPALKDDVWRLEKIGKDGAFHGKLNSNGIYTVEHFLQLLVKDQQKLRSILGTGMSNKMWESLVEHAKTCVLSGKHYIYYSKDTASVGAIFNNIYEFTGLIADDQFISTENLTENQRVFADTLVKQAYDDWINVVEYDGKGLLKFKQKKKSVTTRSDAANVSTSYTYDSAHSQKQLARGHPNIERSLMSSTSKEETRIASNGNQVAIYAANPQDISPSITMQYGMSSLIPEGQFNGSSIQTQASRSSNMLAFGPPPQQQQNFEFSTLGLSMQSPALNPFDDWPGRSQENRGGVDDFLMEEIRVRSHDILENEEEMQHMLRILSGGAAANMNTYIPSPIPTYNFEDDRAPSSGKAVVGWLKIKAAMRWGIFVRKKAAERRAQLVELDD, from the exons ATGCAAAGGCAGGGGCGGCACATGGAGCGGTCCGGCTCCAAGCGGGCGCTAGACCCTGGcggcagtggcggcggcggcgacgacgaacGTGATCCTAAACGGCCGCGCGTCCCGGCCCTCGCCAG TGTCATTGTAGAAGCTCTCAAGTTGGACAGTTTGCAGAAGCTTTGTTCATCCCTGGAGCCGATTCTCCGAAGAGTT GTCAGCGAAGAAGTAGAGCGTGCTCTAGCCAAACTGGGACCTGCAGCAGCACCTGCTAGAATTGAAGGAAG GACCTCTCCCAAAAGAATTGAAGGCCCTAATGGTAGTAATCTCCAGCTTCAATTTCGGAGTAGGTTAGCACTCCCACTCTTTACCGGAGGAAAAGTGGAAGGCGAGCAGGGAGCAGCAATACATGTTGTGCTGTTGGATGCAAACACTGGACATGTTGTTACTTCAGGACCCGAGTCATTTGCAAAACTGGATGTTCTTGTGCTCGAGGGTGATTTTAATAAAGAGAAGGACGAGGATTGGACTGAAGAGGAATTTGAGAGCCACATTGTGAAAGAACGTGAAGGGAAGAGACCTCTTTTAAACGGTGATATCCATGTGACACTTAAAGAAGGCGTAGGGACCATAGGGGAGCTTATCTTCACTGACAATTCCAGTTGGATAAGGAGCAGAAAATTCAGACTTGGGATGAGGGTCTCTTCAGGATTTTGTGAAGGAATTCGTATCAAAGAGGCGAAGACAGAAGCTTTTACTGTGAAAGATCACAGAGGAGAAT TGTACAAGAAACATTACCCTCCTGCGCTTAAGGATGATGTTTGGAGATTGGAAAAGATTGGAAAGGACGGTGCATTCCACGGGAAACTAAACTCAAACGGAATATATACAGTtgaacattttcttcaacttctTGTTAAAGATCAGCAGAAGTTAAGAAGT ATCCTTGGCACTGGCATGTCAAATAAGATGTGGGAAAGTCTTGTTGAACATGCGAAAACTTGCGTTCTGAGTGGCAAGCATTATATATATTACTCGAAGGATACAGCAAGTGTTGGTGCAATATTCAATAACATATATGAGTTCACTGGTTTGATTGCTGATGATCAGTTTATTTCAACGGAAAATCTTACTGAAAACCAGAGG GTGTTTGCGGATACATTGGTGAAGCAAGCATACGATGATTGGATCAACGTTGTAGAATATGATGGCAAGGGATTGTTGAAATTTAAGCAGAAAAAGAAATCTGTCACAACAAGAAGTGATGCTGCAAATGTCTCTACAAGCTACACTTATGATTCAGCGCACTCTCAGAAACAATTGGCACGAGGACATCCCAATATTGAGCGATCTCTCATGAGCAGTACCAGTAAGG AAGAGACAAGAATTGCATCCAACGGGAACCAGGTAGCGATATATGCAGCCAATCCTCAGGACATCTCACCAAGTATTACCATGCAATATGGCATGAGTTCATTGATCCCTGAAGGCCAGTTCAATGGCTCTTCCATCCAAACTCAAGCATCAAGAAGCTCCAACATGCTAGCATTTGGCCCTCCACCACAGCAGCAGCAGAACTTCGAATTCTCAACACTTGGTCTGTCCATGCAATCCCCAGCTCTTAATCCTTTTGATGACTGGCCTGGACGGTCACAGGAGAACCGTGGTGGTGTTGATGACTTCCTGATGGAGGAGATAAGAGTGAGAAGCCATGACATACTGGAGAATGAAGAAGAGATGCAACATATGCTGCGCATTCTTAGCGGCGGGGCAGCAGCAAACATGAATACGTACATCCCTTCTCCTATACCGACCTACAACTTCGAGGATGATCGTGCTCCCTCATCTGGCAAGGCTGTTGTTGGGTGGCTTAAGATTAAGGCTGCCATGCGGTGGGGCATCTTCGTCAGGAAGAAAGCCGCCGAGAGAAGAGCTCAGCTTGTTGAGCTGGATGATTAG